The genomic segment AGGTGTTCGGCCAGAACCGGTGATGGTTTCGATTCGCTGATTGCGATGCTGGAACAGCGTGGCGCGTTTGGTCGGCGGGTCATGGAAGTGGACTACGACGTCTACGCCGAAGGCGAAGCCGAACTTGGCTGGCTGAATAGTCAGGTGGAAGTGACTTCCTCGGTCGACTTCGATCTGGACTTGCTGCTGATGGACCTGATCGGTCGGTTGCACGCGCGACTACTGGCGTCTGCGGCAGAGGCCGCTCATCTGAAGGTAATTGGATTGTGTGATGGCAGTTATGCAGTTGCCAATCTGGTCAGCAATGCGACCGGTCCGGAACTGTCGCTGGGAGCATCCACGAAGACTCAGGCCGCCAATGTTGTGGTGAATGCCCGAGTGGCCACCGACCCTGCCGAACTGGAAAACATCGTCCGCGAAGAACTGGCGGCTGTCTGTTTAAAAATGATGCTTTCACACAAAGTGATTTCCCTGCAGAGCTTTCGACCGGGGCGACCTGTTCCTACGCATCGCATCGTGGAATGAAGACGGTGACCAGCAAACCGATGACTGCAATCCCCATGGAACTCGCACTGGCGTGTAACAACTCGCGAGACAACCTGACGATGAGTTAACGCCCCCGGATCATGGATGGCCAACTGATCCATCTGGGCGAAGGCCACTTACCAATGCTTCTGCTGATGCCTGGTGTGTTTCGACTGTCAGAGCTCGTGTCTTTGGGATCGCACGGTCGGAGGTAGCGTATCGGGGCAGAGACAGCCAGCACGAAAGTCGCCCGTTACGGCGGACAATTCCGTCAAAGCTGGGCCGGCCGCGATGGCTGACGGTACTGATGACCGCTTATTCCGACAGAAAACGGACTTTTAGCCCGTGTTTTTTGAATTCGAATTGAAAAATTCGACCTGACGCGGGAACCGGAGGAATGTTAACATCCCGGTCAAATCATTTTGCGGGAATTCGACGCCGGAATTCTACCTCGTAGCTACCGTCGCCAGATGCTTTCACAACCGTCTGTCGACCGCAGCTACGGAATCTGCCCTGGCCGTTGGACGCCCCCAACACGTCTGCCGACAATGCTCTGCGCAAAATCGGATACGCGTTGCCAGTAGTCGTCCGTTTGTCAGACATCTCCATGCAGTCGTCCATCATTCGTTATCAGGAAGATTTCCTGGATCTTTGCGAGCACATCCGAGCCAGCGGGATTGTCGCCTTCGATACTGAATTTGTCTCCGATTCCGGCTACCGCCCGGAACTTGGTCTGTTGCAGTTCGCAACTCGCGAACGCTGCGTCGCAGTTGACCCTCTGGATGTCCCCAGTCTGGCTGCCTGGTGGGACATTATGGCGGACGATTCCACCACAGTTGTCGTGCATGGCGGTCAGGCAGAAATTCGATTTTGCCTTCAGCAGAGCGGTCGCCCTCCCCAAAAACTGGTCGATGTCCAGATCGCGGAAGGCCTGCGATGCCGAAGCTACCCCCTGTCGTATTCCGGTATCGTCGAACGGGTGCTCGGCAAACGTGTTGCAAGCAATCAGACACGAACAGACTGGCTGCGTCGGCCGCTTTCCGCGGAGCAGATTGAATACGCCCTGGAAGACGTTTCGTTTGTGCTTGATATCTGGGAAACTCAAAGTGCATGGCTGAAGAAAAAAGGCCGACTGGACTGGGCCTGGGCCGAATTCGACCGGATGATCAACGATATTCAGCAGGAAGAACGCGTACAGCCCTGGGAACGACTCACGGGGATTCACAAACTGCCACGCCGCGAACTGGCAGCCGCCCAGCGTTTGGCACAATGGCGGGAAGAAGAAGCAGCATTTCGCAAC from the Planctomycetaceae bacterium genome contains:
- a CDS encoding HRDC domain-containing protein; the protein is MPVVVRLSDISMQSSIIRYQEDFLDLCEHIRASGIVAFDTEFVSDSGYRPELGLLQFATRERCVAVDPLDVPSLAAWWDIMADDSTTVVVHGGQAEIRFCLQQSGRPPQKLVDVQIAEGLRCRSYPLSYSGIVERVLGKRVASNQTRTDWLRRPLSAEQIEYALEDVSFVLDIWETQSAWLKKKGRLDWAWAEFDRMINDIQQEERVQPWERLTGIHKLPRRELAAAQRLAQWREEEAAFRNRPARRILRDDLLIDLAKRRPKTAQQALATRDLNRPEYRKRLDDMLAVIEDVNRLSDDQLPKRMKNRREETSSDDQVISKLLALALANRCAELEIAQTLVGTNRDLMELVRCVRFHEGEVNARLLTGWRGDVCGELLKKVLDGRMSFRVAPADSPTPLLFEDAS